ATTTGCATTTATTTATTCTACTAGTGACCAGTTGTACAACATAATAGGATTTGATAATGTTTTATTTCCCTagttgttataaatagaattgtatttaaggtgaatgtctaaattttaaaatttttttaggGATTATTACTTGGTGGCTAAATCActctttccctataaatagaggggttctattccattataattcattccaaaattaataagaattctctctctttctctgcaatattcttcttcttattttattattttatttcacgTTATCAGTACGAAACTCTACCGTCTCAAAAGGCTCTTTGAGAAGACGAAGGTATAATTTTTCTCCTCTTTCAATTATAACtaatattatgaaaagaaagttcgATACCCTTGAAATTTCGGGCAAGAGCTATATGTCATGGCTGTTGGATGCTGAAATCAatttagatgcaatgggtcttGAAGACGCCATTAACGACAAAAATAAAGCATCTACCCAAGACTGTGCTAaggccttgattttcttgcgccatcaccttgatgaagggttgaaaatagaatatctcacagtcaaagatccacttgttttgtggaatggcttaaaggaaagttatgacaacttaaagttggtcacTCTTCTACAAGTAcgatatgattggactcatctgaggctccaagactttaagtctgtttctgaatataattctgcgatgttcaaaattacttctaaattgaaactctTTGAAGACAGTATCATtgactatgatatgcttgaaaaacCTTCACAACGTTTCATGCCTCCAATACGGTCTTGCAACAACAGTACcgagagaaaggtttcaagaattactctgagttgatttctcttctccttgTGGCTGAACGAAACAACGACTTGCTCATGAGAAATTACGAAAATCGACCCTCTAGATCTACACTATTGCCTGAAGTAGATGAGGTGTATTCCCATTATGCTAAGCGTGGAAAAGGTTGTGGCCCTGTTCGTGGCCATGGCTGTGGCCATGCTCGTGGCCAAGGAAGAAGTCTTCTTTGTGTTAATCATCCTCCAAAGAAAAATAATCACCAAAAGTGAAAAGGGAAAGATGAGAAGCCAAAGGCAAAAGGTTCGGAAACTGAATGCTATCGTTGCGTTGGAAAAGGGCATTAGGCAAATATTTGCCGTGCACCAAGACATTTGGTTGAGCTTAATCAAGCATCTCTAAAGAATAAAGGCCCTAAAGCTAATTTTGTCTCTGACAATGAATTTGGTATCACCCACTTGGATATGGCAGACTTCTTTGAGCACCCTAATGGAAAAATAGACCACTTGATCGGTGATGGATCCGTGGTTAAAGATGATTGAGtactttgatttttatttttgccTGTTCGTAATAGCTAGTGAATAAACATCATGTAACCATAATTTTTTACATGAATGAGTAGTAGTCATTAGTATCAATTAGTATTATTTGTTTTATGGAATAGTGTTATTTCGTTTTGATTAAATATAGTTCTAGTATCCCTTTTAAACAATGTTTCAGTAAGggtatataatttatgtatattaaATGCATTTTATTTTATACAAATATAAGATTGAGGCCAATGTATATCGAACATGTAAGCAGAACTGTACGTAGCTCCACCT
This sequence is a window from Nicotiana tomentosiformis chromosome 5, ASM39032v3, whole genome shotgun sequence. Protein-coding genes within it:
- the LOC138892267 gene encoding uncharacterized protein, whose translation is MSWLLDAEINLDAMGLEDAINDKNKASTQDCAKALIFLRHHLDEGLKIEYLTVKDPLVLWNGLKESYDNLKLVTLLQVRYDWTHLRLQDFKSVSEYNSAMFKITSKLKLFEDSIIDYDMLEKPSQRFMPPIRSCNNSTERKANICRAPRHLVELNQASLKNKGPKANFVSDNEFGITHLDMADFFEHPNGKIDHLIGDGSVVKDD